The following proteins are co-located in the Melanotaenia boesemani isolate fMelBoe1 chromosome 5, fMelBoe1.pri, whole genome shotgun sequence genome:
- the LOC121640156 gene encoding uncharacterized protein LOC121640156, protein MLEGLPAGRGAGAVPHGDAAGQDALHGASVQGETEIFCSSELLVSFCGSSIVLQCHLESQQDATDNTVKWTQRGDVVHIRKGGKDDPGEQKERFEERTSLFSEGLHKGNLSLQLSSLKLSDSGRYKCSFQVGSVEKSCYVSLSVGESEVIGSPEPVTAESGQDVVLPCYLDPPFDVTSLTVEWRWNKATVHRYRNLKDNENAQDQRFKGRTSLFHDEMHHGNISLKLRNVFEEDAGNYTCFVPGLNCQVKKGNIALNVELKDEDPNKKGLNNTDSTGTNTSSDPRDQKGLIIGLPVAAAFLIVLVAGLVYLSSCAGQNRLQADPQADPEPHEEVEMLPPEVHGAQDGQDGQQDNNQEEEPLNEPN, encoded by the exons ATGTTGGAGGGTCTTCCTGCAGGACGTGGAGCAGGTGCTGTACCACATGGTGATGCTGCTGGTCAGGACGCCCTCCATGGTGCCTCTGTACAAG gtgaaactgagatattttgctCCTCTGAGCTGTTAGTATCATTCTGCGGCTCCAGCATCGTTCTACAGTGTCACCTCGAGTCCCAGCAGGATGCAACAGACAACACAGTGAAATGGACTCAGCGGGGTGATGTTGTACACATTCGTAAAGGTGGAAAAGACGATCCTGGAGAACAAAAGGAGAGGTTTGAAGAACGCACGTCTCTGTTCTCTGAAGGTCTCCATAAAGGAAATCTGTCACTCCAACTTTCCTCTTTAAAACTCTCCGACTCTGGAAGATACAAGTGCTCCTTTCAGGTCGGCTCAGTGGAGAAGAGTTGTTACGTTAGTCTCAGTGTTG gaGAGTCTGAAGTGATCGGCTCACCTGAGCCAGTTACAGCAGAGTCGGGTCAGGATGTGGTTCTACCATGCTACCTGGATCCTCCGTTTGATGTAACATCTCTGactgtggagtggagatggaaCAAAGCTACGGTGCACAGATATCGAAATCTTAAAGACAATGAAAATGCTCAAGACCAGAGGTTCAAAGGCAGAACTTCTCTCTTCCATGATGAAATGCATCATGGAAACATTTCCCTCAAACTGAGAAATGTTTTTGAAGAAGATGCAGGAAATTACACCTGTTTTGTTCCCGGACTCAACTGTCAGGTGAAAAAGGGAAACATCGCTCTGAATGTTG agtTAAAGGATGAAGATCCAAacaagaaag GACTCAATAATACAGATTCGACTGGGACTAACACTTCGTCTGACCCACGTGATCAGAAAG GACTTATCATTGGTCttcctgttgctgctgcttttctcaTTGTTCTCGTTGctggtttagtttatttaa GTTCATGTGCTGGACAAAACAGACTACAAGCTGATCCACAGGCTGATCCAGAACCACATGAAGAGGTTGAGATGTTACCACCAGAAGTTCATG gtGCACAGGATGGACAAGACGGGCAGCAGGACAACAACCAGGAAGAGGAGCCTTTAAATGAGCCGAACTAA
- the LOC121640331 gene encoding butyrophilin-like protein 2: MLEGLPAGRGAGAVPHGDAAGQDALHGASVQGETEIFCSSEPVVSFCGSSIVLQCHLEPQQDATDNTVKWTQQSDVVHIRKGGKDVPGEQMERFEGPTSLFSEGLHKGNLSLQLSSLKLSDSGRYKCSFQVGSVEKSCYVGLIVGQSEVIVSPDPVTAESGQDVVLPCHLDPPFDVTSLTVEWRRNKTTVHLYRNLGDYKDPQDQRFKGRTSLFHDEMNHGNISLKLSTVTEEDAGIYTCFVPKLNCQVKKENIVLRVVLKDEDPNKKSSDFCLKSKNELKI, translated from the exons ATGTTGGAGGGTCTTCCTGCAGGACGTGGAGCAGGTGCTGTACCACATGGTGATGCTGCTGGTCAGGACGCCCTCCATGGTGCCTCTGTACAAG gtgaaactgagatattttgctCCTCTGAGCCGGTAGTATCATTCTGCGGCTCCAGCATCGTTCTACAGTGTCACCTCGAGCCCCAGCAGGATGCAACAGACAACACAGTGAAATGGACTCAGCAGAGTGATGTTGTACACATTCGTAAAGGTGGAAAAGACGTTCCTGGAGAACAAATGGAGAGGTTTGAAGGACCCACGTCTCTGTTCTCTGAAGGTCTCCATAAAGGAAATCTGTCGCTCCAACTTTCCTCTTTAAAACTCTCCGACTCTGGAAGATACAAGTGCTCCTTTCAGGTCGGCTCAGTGGAGAAGAGTTGTTACGTTGGTCTCATTGTTG GACAGTCTGAAGTGATCGTCTCACCTGATCCAGTTACAGCAGAGTCGGGTCAGGATGTGGTTCTACCATGCCACCTGGATCCTCCGTTTGATGTAACATCTCTGACTGTGGAGTGGAGACGGAACAAAACTACGGTGCACTTATATCGAAATCTTGGCGACTATAAAGATCCTCAAGATCAGAGGTTCAAAGGCAGAACTTCTCTCTTCCATGATGAAATGAATCATGGAAACATTTCTCTCAAACTAAGTACAGTAACTGAAGAAGATGCAGGAATTTACACCTGTTTTGTTCCTAAACTCAACTGTcaggtgaaaaaagaaaacatcgtTCTGAGAGTTG TGTTGAAGGATGAAGatccaaacaaaaaaagttcagatttttgtttgAAATCAAAGAATGAGCTGAAAATTTGA